One genomic window of Streptomyces sp. WP-1 includes the following:
- a CDS encoding thioredoxin domain-containing protein, translating to MNRLAGVTSPYLLQHADNPVDWWPWTPEAFEEARRRDAPVLLSVGYSACHWCHVMAHESFEDQDTADYLNDHFVSVKVDREERPDVDAVYMEAVQAATGQGGWPMTVFLTPDAEPFYFGTYFPPEPRHGMPSFRQVLEGVQQAWSTRRDEVGEVAGKIVRDLAQREIGHQGTRPPGEQELAQALLGLTREYDAQRGGFGGAPKFPPSMVLEFLLRHHARTGAEGALQMAQDTCERMARGGIYDQLGGGFARYSVDRDWQVPHFEKMLYDNALLCRVYAHLWRATGSELARRVALETADFMVRELRTDEGGFASALDADSDDGEGRHVEGAYYVWTPEQLTGVLGEADAQLAAQFFGVTDEGTFEHGQSVLQLPQDEGVFDAEKIASVKRRLLGARALRPAPGRDDKVVAAWNGLAIAALAETGAYFDRPDLTEAALGAADLLVRVHLDEHARLARTSKDGRAGANSGVLEDYADVAEGFLALASVTGEGVWLDFAGLLVDHVLARFTDPASGALYDTAADAEQLIRRPQDPTDNATPSGWSAAAGALLGYAAQTGSEAHRTAAERALGVVGALGPRVPRFIGWGLAVAEALLDGPREIAVVGPSLTDPATTSLHRTALLGTAPGAVVAVGTPDSEEFPLLADRPLVSGQAAAYVCRNFTCDAPTTDPDRLRSALESP from the coding sequence ATGAACCGGCTGGCTGGTGTGACCTCGCCTTATCTGCTTCAGCACGCTGACAATCCGGTCGACTGGTGGCCCTGGACACCAGAGGCCTTCGAGGAGGCGCGGCGGCGTGACGCCCCCGTGCTGCTGTCGGTCGGGTACTCCGCGTGCCACTGGTGCCACGTCATGGCCCATGAATCCTTCGAGGATCAGGACACCGCCGACTACCTCAACGACCACTTCGTCAGCGTCAAGGTCGACCGTGAGGAGCGGCCGGACGTCGATGCCGTGTACATGGAGGCGGTGCAGGCGGCCACCGGGCAGGGTGGGTGGCCGATGACCGTGTTTCTCACGCCGGACGCCGAGCCGTTCTACTTCGGCACGTACTTCCCGCCCGAGCCCCGGCACGGGATGCCGTCCTTCCGGCAGGTGCTGGAGGGGGTCCAGCAGGCGTGGAGCACCCGGCGGGACGAGGTCGGGGAGGTCGCCGGGAAGATCGTGCGGGATCTGGCGCAGCGGGAGATCGGCCACCAGGGGACCCGGCCGCCCGGCGAGCAGGAACTCGCCCAGGCGCTGCTCGGGCTGACCCGTGAGTACGACGCGCAGCGCGGCGGATTCGGCGGCGCGCCCAAGTTTCCGCCGTCCATGGTGCTGGAGTTCCTGCTGCGCCACCACGCGCGCACCGGCGCCGAGGGCGCGCTCCAGATGGCGCAGGACACCTGTGAGCGGATGGCCCGTGGCGGTATCTACGATCAACTAGGCGGCGGGTTCGCCCGTTACTCGGTCGATCGTGACTGGCAAGTGCCCCATTTTGAGAAGATGCTTTACGATAACGCCCTTTTGTGCCGGGTGTACGCGCATCTCTGGCGGGCCACCGGGTCCGAACTCGCCCGCCGGGTCGCCCTGGAGACCGCCGACTTCATGGTCCGCGAACTGCGGACGGACGAAGGGGGGTTCGCGTCCGCCCTCGACGCCGACAGCGACGACGGCGAAGGACGGCACGTCGAGGGGGCGTACTACGTCTGGACGCCGGAGCAGCTGACCGGCGTCCTGGGCGAGGCCGACGCCCAGCTCGCCGCGCAGTTCTTCGGGGTCACCGACGAGGGAACCTTCGAGCACGGGCAGTCCGTCCTGCAACTCCCGCAGGACGAGGGCGTGTTCGACGCCGAGAAGATCGCCTCCGTCAAGCGGCGGCTGCTCGGCGCCCGCGCGCTGCGGCCCGCGCCCGGCCGGGACGACAAGGTCGTCGCCGCCTGGAACGGACTCGCGATCGCCGCGCTCGCCGAGACCGGCGCCTACTTCGACCGCCCCGACCTGACCGAGGCCGCCCTCGGCGCCGCCGACCTGCTCGTGCGGGTGCATCTCGACGAGCACGCCCGGCTCGCCCGCACCAGCAAGGACGGCCGGGCCGGCGCCAACTCCGGTGTCCTGGAGGACTACGCGGACGTCGCCGAGGGCTTCCTCGCCCTCGCCTCCGTGACCGGCGAGGGCGTCTGGCTGGACTTCGCCGGACTGCTCGTCGACCATGTGCTCGCCCGCTTCACCGACCCCGCAAGCGGCGCGCTCTACGACACCGCCGCCGACGCCGAACAGCTCATCCGCCGCCCCCAGGACCCCACCGACAACGCCACCCCCTCCGGCTGGTCGGCCGCCGCGGGTGCGCTGCTCGGTTACGCCGCGCAGACCGGATCCGAGGCTCATCGCACCGCCGCCGAGCGGGCGTTGGGCGTCGTAGGGGCCCTCGGGCCGCGCGTGCCCCGGTTCATCGGCTGGGGGCTGGCCGTCGCGGAGGCGCTGCTCGACGGGCCCCGGGAGATCGCGGTCGTCGGCCCGTCCCTCACCGATCCGGCGACAACGTCCCTGCACCGTACGGCACTTCTGGGCACCGCCCCGGGCGCGGTCGTCGCCGTCGGCACCCCGGACAGCGAGGAGTTCCCGCTGCTCGCCGACCGCCCGCTCGTCTCCGGACAGGCGGCCGCCTACGTCTGCCGTAACTTCACCTGCGACGCCCCGACCACCGACCCGGACCGGCTCCGCTCGGCCCTCGAAAGCCCCTGA
- a CDS encoding DNA/RNA helicase domain-containing protein, with the protein MAVGGGWKPLEAFWPAQRLVRDRHQLVRKIGECYTAAHPHNKGPKPSDVKAWRESVYELAATLDNLDLGSVRMFIEYLADGQMNHIDVVLAGQHPSGRLSYAVIELKQWSSIERPTPSKPAGLCASCKLSGTGMLCQVCARDLVYAPFSGYEKHIKHPAVQVDKNIDDLRRHHSMFDDRYVNLVGAAYLHNLLHDDHQWISQVSPRPGIATFTQRQPGDLEKFLLTNFTSDSGAEAAQKLLERRRTTSLLSDETGAIVNGHTRFSLIEQQLRAVRAIAEAVEPVGSPGVKKVFVIEGRAGSGKSLVALTALGGALEAKRSAAFVSGGIASRDTFKRGAKGHRKAFMTVKWVADNLGPDELDLIVCDEAHRLSERPMIGSFAMRSTGPSSVAALVSRARVPVFFIDGDQRLFAEEVWSPEKLKAELQSLRVEIVPITLDRVLRAVGSSTYDTWIRQLMAGDPIAWRPDGTDDPEPFELRYAESAAEMEAFLLSKDPTGASARMSAGMCWDWTDDTGTHPDVSPDPGWARPWNAGDNHSTPGVPKRKFWATDPGGFGQIGCVHTAQGLEYQWGGVIMGPDLTWEDGAWVAHREYVKSKASRIEDDTELARALRNAYGVLMTRSIRGTVLYSVDPAVRALFADLGVRRL; encoded by the coding sequence ATGGCAGTCGGGGGCGGCTGGAAGCCATTGGAGGCATTCTGGCCCGCACAGCGTCTGGTACGGGACCGCCACCAGTTGGTCCGGAAGATCGGCGAGTGCTACACCGCCGCGCACCCGCACAACAAGGGACCGAAGCCTTCAGACGTCAAGGCATGGCGTGAAAGCGTCTACGAGCTGGCGGCCACGCTGGACAACCTCGACCTCGGCTCGGTGCGGATGTTCATCGAGTATCTCGCCGACGGCCAGATGAACCACATCGACGTGGTTCTCGCAGGACAGCACCCGTCAGGACGGCTCAGCTACGCGGTCATCGAACTCAAGCAGTGGAGCAGCATCGAACGGCCGACGCCGTCGAAGCCAGCCGGGCTCTGTGCGTCCTGCAAGCTCTCAGGAACCGGCATGCTCTGCCAAGTGTGCGCCAGGGATCTGGTCTACGCGCCGTTCTCCGGGTACGAGAAGCACATCAAGCACCCCGCCGTCCAGGTCGATAAGAATATTGACGACCTGCGCAGGCACCACAGCATGTTTGACGACCGCTATGTCAACCTGGTGGGCGCGGCCTACCTGCACAACCTCCTGCACGACGACCACCAGTGGATCAGCCAGGTGTCCCCTCGCCCCGGGATCGCCACTTTCACTCAGCGGCAGCCAGGGGATCTAGAGAAGTTCCTGCTCACAAATTTCACCTCCGATTCGGGCGCAGAGGCCGCACAGAAGTTGCTCGAGCGTCGGCGCACGACTTCCCTGCTCTCTGACGAGACCGGAGCAATCGTCAACGGGCACACCCGGTTCAGTCTCATCGAGCAGCAACTGCGGGCGGTCCGGGCGATCGCCGAAGCCGTTGAACCTGTCGGTTCGCCGGGAGTGAAGAAAGTCTTCGTCATCGAGGGACGCGCGGGCAGCGGCAAGTCGCTCGTCGCGCTCACCGCTCTCGGAGGGGCTCTGGAAGCCAAGCGCTCGGCTGCTTTCGTATCCGGCGGCATCGCCTCGCGCGACACCTTCAAGCGGGGCGCCAAGGGGCATCGGAAGGCATTCATGACGGTGAAGTGGGTTGCCGACAACCTTGGGCCCGACGAACTGGATCTGATCGTCTGCGACGAGGCGCACCGCCTCAGCGAGCGACCCATGATCGGTTCGTTCGCAATGCGGTCCACAGGACCGAGTTCGGTGGCTGCGCTCGTCAGTCGCGCTCGCGTGCCGGTCTTCTTCATCGACGGCGACCAGCGCCTCTTCGCGGAGGAGGTCTGGTCTCCCGAGAAGCTCAAGGCCGAACTCCAGAGCCTCCGCGTGGAGATCGTGCCGATCACTCTGGACCGGGTGCTGCGTGCCGTCGGCAGCTCAACCTACGACACCTGGATCCGCCAGCTCATGGCAGGTGACCCCATCGCATGGCGCCCCGACGGCACCGACGATCCCGAGCCTTTCGAGCTCCGCTACGCTGAGAGCGCCGCCGAGATGGAGGCATTCCTCCTGAGCAAGGACCCCACGGGCGCGAGCGCACGGATGAGCGCCGGAATGTGCTGGGACTGGACCGACGACACCGGCACCCACCCCGACGTCAGCCCCGATCCCGGCTGGGCACGCCCCTGGAACGCCGGCGACAATCACAGCACCCCTGGAGTGCCTAAGCGGAAGTTCTGGGCGACTGATCCGGGGGGCTTCGGCCAGATCGGGTGCGTGCACACTGCTCAAGGGCTCGAGTACCAGTGGGGCGGCGTGATCATGGGCCCCGACCTCACCTGGGAGGACGGGGCTTGGGTCGCCCACCGCGAGTACGTGAAGAGCAAGGCGTCACGCATCGAGGACGACACCGAGCTCGCCCGGGCATTGCGCAACGCCTACGGCGTACTGATGACCCGTTCCATCCGCGGAACGGTGCTTTATTCCGTCGATCCTGCCGTTAGGGCGCTCTTCGCCGATCTCGGAGTGCGGAGACTCTGA
- a CDS encoding helix-turn-helix transcriptional regulator has product MTDGMPEMTSLDRTALYKSLGNPLRRRILDYLGWHGEANSTVLARELGESSGTTSYHLRKLAEQRLIEEIPEKSGGRERWWRTLPFRHTTPDPVTMTPEECAAAAQLAHLKIEFDTALYHHAHQEYCGPEGWAQVQRHGTWMIREELLAFMRDYKVLLDRYGHSREEAPQGARPMLMYYYAVPELTEDHPTEPATAEPGERNGEPTGL; this is encoded by the coding sequence ATGACCGACGGCATGCCCGAGATGACCAGCCTGGACCGCACCGCGCTCTACAAGTCCCTGGGCAACCCCCTGCGTCGCCGGATCCTGGACTACCTCGGCTGGCACGGCGAGGCGAACTCCACGGTGCTGGCTCGCGAACTCGGCGAAAGCTCCGGCACTACCAGCTACCACCTGCGCAAGCTCGCCGAGCAGCGGCTTATCGAGGAGATACCGGAGAAGTCGGGCGGCCGTGAGCGCTGGTGGCGGACACTGCCCTTCCGGCACACCACGCCTGACCCGGTCACGATGACCCCGGAGGAGTGCGCGGCCGCCGCGCAACTCGCCCACCTCAAGATCGAGTTCGACACTGCGCTCTACCACCACGCCCACCAGGAGTACTGCGGCCCCGAGGGCTGGGCCCAGGTTCAGCGTCACGGCACCTGGATGATCCGCGAGGAACTGCTCGCCTTCATGCGCGACTACAAGGTCTTGCTCGACCGCTACGGCCACTCCCGCGAGGAGGCCCCGCAGGGCGCGCGCCCGATGCTCATGTACTACTACGCGGTCCCCGAGCTGACGGAGGACCACCCCACCGAACCAGCCACCGCCGAACCGGGAGAGCGGAACGGTGAACCGACGGGCCTCTGA
- the mca gene encoding mycothiol conjugate amidase Mca: MTDQLRLMAVHAHPDDESSKGAATMAKYVSEGVDVLVVTCTGGERGSILNPKLQGDPYIEANIHEVRRKEMDEAREILGVKQEWLGFVDSGLPEGDPLPPLPEGCFALEDVDKAAGELVRQIRSFRPQVITTYDENGGYPHPDHIMTHKISMVAFEGAADTEKYPEDEFGPAHQPLKLYYNQGFNRPRTEALHRAMLDRGLESPYGEWLKRWKEIERVERTLTTHVPCADFFEIRDKALIAHATQIDPDGGWFRVPMELQREVWPTEEYELAKSLVDTSLPEDDLFAGIRDNA, translated from the coding sequence TTGACTGACCAGCTGCGACTGATGGCCGTTCACGCGCACCCCGACGACGAGTCGAGCAAGGGCGCGGCCACCATGGCGAAGTACGTGTCCGAGGGGGTGGACGTGCTGGTGGTGACCTGCACCGGCGGTGAACGCGGCTCCATCCTCAACCCCAAGCTCCAGGGCGACCCCTATATCGAGGCGAACATCCACGAGGTGCGCCGCAAGGAGATGGACGAGGCCCGCGAGATCCTGGGCGTCAAGCAGGAGTGGCTGGGCTTCGTGGACTCCGGGCTGCCCGAGGGCGACCCGCTGCCGCCGCTGCCCGAGGGCTGCTTCGCCCTGGAGGACGTCGACAAGGCGGCCGGCGAACTGGTGCGCCAGATCCGCTCCTTCCGCCCGCAGGTGATCACCACCTACGACGAGAACGGCGGCTACCCCCACCCCGACCACATCATGACCCACAAGATCTCCATGGTGGCGTTCGAGGGCGCGGCGGACACCGAGAAGTACCCCGAGGACGAGTTCGGCCCGGCCCACCAGCCGCTGAAGCTCTACTACAACCAGGGCTTCAACCGCCCCCGCACCGAGGCCCTGCACCGGGCGATGCTCGACCGCGGCCTGGAGTCGCCGTACGGGGAGTGGCTCAAGCGCTGGAAGGAGATCGAGCGGGTCGAGCGCACCCTGACCACGCATGTTCCCTGCGCGGACTTCTTCGAGATCCGCGACAAGGCGCTGATCGCGCACGCCACGCAGATCGATCCGGACGGCGGCTGGTTCCGCGTGCCGATGGAGCTCCAGCGGGAGGTCTGGCCGACGGAGGAGTACGAGCTGGCGAAGTCGCTCGTGGACACCTCCCTCCCCGAGGACGACCTCTTCGCGGGCATCCGGGACAATGCCTGA
- a CDS encoding DUF4307 domain-containing protein, translating into MSTASTGLPTGRYGRSSDERADRKLKTAAVVLGAVLLALVGYFAYHYIVQTKISAQVITFDATNDTVKAHLEVHKDAGADGYCTLRSQSADGTEVGRADFHFTGSATRIDKVVTLRTTARGTTAELLGCHSG; encoded by the coding sequence ATGAGTACGGCGAGCACGGGGCTGCCCACGGGCCGCTACGGCCGCTCCTCCGACGAGCGCGCCGACCGCAAACTCAAGACCGCCGCCGTGGTGCTGGGCGCCGTCCTGCTGGCCCTGGTCGGCTACTTCGCGTACCACTACATCGTGCAGACGAAGATCAGCGCCCAGGTGATCACCTTCGACGCCACGAACGACACGGTCAAGGCCCATCTGGAGGTCCACAAGGACGCCGGGGCCGACGGCTACTGCACCCTGCGCTCCCAGTCGGCGGACGGCACCGAGGTCGGCCGCGCCGACTTCCACTTCACCGGCTCCGCCACGCGCATCGACAAGGTCGTCACGCTGCGTACGACGGCCCGTGGCACCACGGCCGAACTGCTGGGCTGCCACAGCGGCTGA
- the greA gene encoding transcription elongation factor GreA, translating to MTQTSENVTWLTQEAYNKLKVELEYLTGPARTEIAAKIAAAREEGDLRENGGYHAAKEEQGKQELRVRQLTQLLESAKVGEAPASADGAVAPGMVVTIAFDGDEDDTMTFLLASREYASSDVETYSPQSPLGAGVIGHKVGEDAEYELPNGKKASVRILKAEPYNG from the coding sequence GTGACCCAGACCAGCGAGAACGTCACCTGGCTGACCCAGGAGGCGTACAACAAGCTCAAGGTCGAGCTTGAGTACCTTACTGGTCCTGCGCGCACGGAGATCGCCGCCAAGATCGCGGCCGCGCGCGAGGAGGGAGACCTGCGCGAGAACGGCGGGTACCACGCGGCCAAGGAGGAGCAGGGCAAGCAGGAGCTGCGCGTGCGGCAGCTGACCCAGCTCCTCGAGAGCGCCAAGGTGGGCGAGGCCCCGGCCTCCGCCGACGGCGCCGTCGCGCCCGGCATGGTCGTCACGATCGCCTTCGACGGTGACGAGGACGACACCATGACGTTCCTGCTCGCCTCCCGCGAGTACGCGAGCTCGGATGTGGAGACCTACTCGCCGCAGTCGCCGCTGGGGGCCGGTGTCATCGGCCACAAGGTGGGCGAGGACGCGGAGTACGAGCTGCCGAACGGCAAGAAGGCCTCGGTCCGCATTCTCAAGGCCGAGCCCTACAACGGCTGA
- the ilvA gene encoding threonine ammonia-lyase — protein MNYRTAHPLRSVTLDDVRGARKMLSGVARTTATEGSRHLSQLVGAPVQLKCENLQRTGSFKLRGAYVRIAGLLPEERAAGVVAASAGNHAQGVALASSLLGVHATVFMPHGAPLPKVSATREYGAEVRLTGQVVDETLAAAQDYAARTGAVFIHPFDHPDIIAGQGTVGLEILEQCPQVRTILVGVGGGGLLAGIAVAVKAIRPDVRIIGVQAEGAAAYPPSLAVGHPVAVANPATMADGIKVGKPGVVPFGLIRELVDEMRTVTEDQLSAALLLCLERAKLVVEPAGASPVAALMASPDTFEGPVVCVLSGGNVDPVLLQRVLRHGMSAQGRYLAVRLRLTDRPGALATLLGVLSGVDANVLDVSHVRTDPRLGLSEVEVELHLETKGPAHCAEVGQCLRDAGYTVLP, from the coding sequence ATGAACTACCGCACCGCCCACCCCTTGCGTTCCGTCACCCTGGACGACGTACGCGGGGCCCGGAAGATGCTCTCGGGCGTGGCGCGGACGACCGCGACGGAGGGCAGCCGGCACCTGTCCCAGCTGGTCGGCGCGCCGGTGCAGCTGAAGTGCGAGAACCTCCAGCGCACCGGCTCGTTCAAGCTGCGCGGCGCCTATGTGCGCATCGCCGGGCTGCTGCCGGAGGAACGGGCCGCCGGGGTGGTGGCCGCGAGCGCCGGCAACCACGCGCAGGGCGTCGCCCTGGCCTCCTCGCTGCTGGGCGTGCACGCCACCGTGTTCATGCCGCACGGTGCCCCGCTGCCCAAGGTCAGCGCGACCAGGGAGTACGGCGCCGAGGTCCGCCTCACCGGCCAGGTGGTGGACGAGACGCTGGCCGCCGCCCAGGACTACGCGGCCCGCACCGGCGCGGTGTTCATCCACCCCTTCGACCACCCGGACATCATCGCCGGCCAGGGCACGGTCGGCCTGGAGATCCTGGAGCAGTGTCCCCAGGTGCGCACGATCCTCGTCGGGGTCGGCGGCGGGGGACTGCTGGCCGGGATCGCGGTCGCGGTGAAGGCGATCCGGCCGGACGTGCGGATCATCGGCGTCCAGGCCGAGGGCGCCGCCGCCTACCCGCCCTCACTGGCCGTCGGACACCCGGTGGCGGTCGCGAACCCGGCCACGATGGCCGACGGCATCAAGGTGGGCAAGCCCGGCGTGGTGCCGTTCGGCCTCATCCGCGAGCTGGTGGACGAGATGCGCACGGTCACCGAGGACCAGCTGTCCGCCGCGCTGCTGCTGTGCCTGGAGCGGGCCAAGCTGGTCGTGGAACCGGCCGGCGCGAGCCCGGTCGCCGCCCTGATGGCGTCCCCGGACACCTTCGAGGGCCCGGTCGTCTGCGTGCTGTCCGGCGGCAATGTCGACCCGGTGCTGCTCCAGCGGGTGCTGCGGCACGGCATGTCCGCGCAGGGCCGCTATCTGGCCGTACGACTGCGGCTCACCGACCGCCCGGGTGCCCTCGCCACCCTCCTCGGGGTGCTGTCGGGGGTGGACGCCAACGTCCTCGACGTCAGCCATGTCCGCACCGACCCCCGGCTCGGCCTCAGCGAGGTGGAGGTCGAACTCCACCTGGAGACCAAGGGCCCGGCCCACTGCGCCGAGGTCGGCCAGTGCCTGCGCGACGCGGGCTACACGGTCCTGCCCTGA
- a CDS encoding MarR family winged helix-turn-helix transcriptional regulator — MPTTPEMSMDMTTVGDPGLLDALQHEVAVFARRAEQTRLGGVGQARNSMDRAAYLLLNRLDKEGPMGVKALASGMGIDSSTVTRQVAPLVDTGLVKRTSHPEDGRAVVLQLSPRGAARLAEVRSSRRLLMAELTEDWSPQEREQFCALLTRFNHGLSTRTQGRHPES; from the coding sequence ATGCCCACAACACCTGAAATGTCGATGGACATGACGACCGTCGGTGATCCCGGTCTTCTCGACGCCCTCCAGCACGAGGTGGCGGTGTTCGCCCGCCGCGCCGAACAGACGCGGCTCGGCGGTGTCGGGCAGGCGCGCAACTCCATGGACCGCGCCGCCTATCTGCTGCTCAACCGCCTCGACAAGGAGGGCCCGATGGGCGTCAAGGCGCTCGCCTCGGGCATGGGCATCGACTCCTCCACGGTCACCCGGCAGGTGGCCCCGCTGGTCGACACCGGCCTGGTCAAGCGCACCTCGCACCCGGAGGACGGCCGCGCGGTGGTGCTCCAGCTGTCCCCGCGCGGGGCGGCCCGGCTGGCGGAGGTGCGCTCCTCGCGGCGTCTGCTGATGGCGGAGCTGACCGAGGACTGGTCGCCGCAGGAGCGCGAGCAGTTCTGCGCCCTGCTGACCCGCTTCAACCACGGCCTGTCCACCCGCACCCAGGGGAGGCATCCCGAGTCTTGA
- a CDS encoding sigma factor-like helix-turn-helix DNA-binding protein: protein MRDRRVAQGAGREQEFEAFVAGAAGRLLLAATLLTAEAPDANPRARRLLTLALGHTYARWHRLRGEDPYDCARQYLAVRFARTLRHPHPHPHKHRHRLLGRERPAPCGPLAGLGPQERLVLVLRMYEGVAEEQTAALLGLTAERVHTVCDRATSLVLHPVRAAGPRTANAKMAPS from the coding sequence TTGCGTGATCGGCGGGTGGCCCAAGGGGCAGGCAGGGAGCAGGAGTTCGAGGCGTTCGTCGCGGGCGCGGCCGGCCGGCTGCTGCTCGCCGCGACGCTGCTCACCGCCGAGGCCCCGGACGCCAACCCCCGTGCGCGGCGCCTGCTGACCCTGGCGCTCGGCCACACCTACGCCCGCTGGCACCGGCTGCGCGGCGAGGACCCGTACGACTGCGCGCGCCAGTACCTCGCGGTCCGTTTCGCGCGCACGCTCCGGCACCCGCACCCGCACCCGCACAAGCACCGGCACCGGCTCCTCGGCCGCGAACGGCCCGCGCCGTGCGGCCCGCTCGCCGGGCTGGGCCCGCAGGAGCGGCTGGTCCTGGTGCTGCGGATGTACGAGGGGGTCGCCGAGGAGCAGACGGCCGCGCTGCTCGGGCTGACCGCGGAACGTGTGCACACCGTCTGCGACCGGGCGACGTCCCTGGTGCTGCACCCGGTCAGGGCGGCCGGTCCGCGCACGGCGAACGCGAAGATGGCGCCGTCGTGA
- a CDS encoding cystathionine gamma-synthase, giving the protein MSDRHISQHFETLAIHAGNTADPLTGAVVPPIYQVSTYKQDGVGGLRGGYEYSRSANPTRTALEENLAALEGGSRGLAFASGLAAEDTLLRTLLTPGDHVVIPNDAYGGTFRLFSKVATRWGVEWSVADTSDPAAVRAAITPRTKAVWVETPSNPLLGITDIAAVAQVAHDAGARLVVDNTFATPYLQQPLSLGADVVVHSLTKYMGGHSDVVGGALIVSDQALGEELAYHQNAMGAVAGPFDSWLVLRGTKTLAVRMDRHSENATKVADMLSRHARVTSVLYPGLPEHPGHEVAAKQMRAFGGMISFRVEGGEEAAVEVCNRAKVFTLGESLGGVESLIEHPGRMTHASAAGSALEVPADLVRLSVGIENADDLVEDLRQALG; this is encoded by the coding sequence ATGAGCGACAGGCACATCAGTCAGCACTTCGAGACCCTCGCGATCCACGCGGGCAACACCGCGGATCCCCTCACCGGCGCGGTCGTACCGCCCATCTACCAGGTCTCGACCTACAAGCAGGACGGCGTCGGCGGGCTGCGCGGCGGCTACGAGTACAGCCGCAGCGCCAACCCGACCCGTACCGCCCTGGAGGAGAACCTCGCCGCGCTGGAGGGCGGCAGCCGCGGCCTCGCGTTCGCCTCGGGCCTCGCGGCCGAGGACACCCTGCTGCGCACGCTGCTCACCCCCGGCGACCACGTGGTGATCCCGAACGACGCCTACGGCGGCACCTTCCGCCTCTTCTCCAAGGTCGCCACCCGCTGGGGCGTGGAGTGGTCCGTCGCCGACACCAGCGACCCGGCCGCCGTACGGGCCGCGATCACCCCGCGGACCAAGGCCGTCTGGGTGGAGACCCCCTCCAACCCGCTGCTCGGCATCACCGACATCGCCGCCGTCGCCCAGGTCGCCCACGACGCGGGCGCGCGCCTCGTCGTCGACAACACCTTCGCCACGCCGTACCTCCAGCAGCCGCTGTCGCTCGGCGCGGACGTCGTCGTGCACTCGCTGACCAAGTACATGGGCGGCCACTCCGACGTGGTCGGCGGCGCCCTGATCGTCTCCGACCAGGCGCTCGGCGAGGAGCTGGCCTACCACCAGAACGCGATGGGCGCCGTCGCCGGTCCCTTCGACTCCTGGCTGGTGCTGCGCGGCACCAAGACCCTCGCCGTGCGCATGGACCGGCACAGCGAGAACGCCACCAAGGTCGCCGACATGCTCAGCCGGCACGCCCGCGTGACCAGCGTGCTCTACCCGGGCCTGCCCGAGCACCCCGGGCACGAGGTCGCCGCCAAGCAGATGCGCGCCTTCGGCGGCATGATCTCCTTCCGCGTCGAGGGCGGCGAGGAGGCGGCCGTCGAGGTCTGCAACCGCGCCAAGGTGTTCACCCTCGGCGAGTCGCTCGGCGGCGTCGAGTCCCTGATCGAGCACCCCGGCCGGATGACCCACGCCTCCGCGGCCGGTTCGGCCCTGGAGGTCCCCGCCGACCTCGTCCGCCTGTCCGTCGGCATCGAGAACGCCGACGACCTGGTCGAGGACCTGCGCCAGGCCCTGGGCTAG